In a single window of the Pseudogemmatithrix spongiicola genome:
- a CDS encoding DUF3108 domain-containing protein, translating to MIRLLAAAIVGATALGDASAQSRPAAVPFELGESLTYDVRFGAVKVGTGRMRVVGQEDVRGRTAWRVRFSVSGGTFFYKVDDVNESWMDVETLNSLRFVQDLNQGSRDRERRYEIFPERAVYQELVRGTEERPSVRDPLDDGSFLYFIRTVPLVVGQSYSFDRYFRPDRNPVIIRVLRRERVRVPAGEFNAIVVQPIIKTSGIFSEGGQAEIWLSDDEKRIMLQMRSRLSFGSLNLYLRSYRLTANGAVVGEQ from the coding sequence ATGATCCGCCTGCTGGCCGCCGCCATCGTGGGGGCCACCGCCCTCGGCGACGCGTCGGCCCAGTCGAGGCCCGCCGCGGTGCCCTTCGAGCTCGGCGAGTCGCTCACCTACGACGTGCGCTTCGGCGCCGTGAAGGTCGGCACCGGCCGCATGCGCGTCGTCGGCCAGGAGGACGTCCGCGGCCGCACCGCCTGGCGCGTCCGCTTCAGCGTCAGCGGCGGCACGTTCTTCTACAAGGTCGACGACGTCAACGAGAGCTGGATGGACGTCGAGACGCTCAACTCACTGCGCTTCGTGCAGGACCTCAACCAAGGGTCGCGCGATCGCGAGCGCCGCTACGAGATCTTTCCCGAGCGGGCCGTCTACCAGGAACTCGTGCGCGGCACCGAGGAGCGCCCGTCGGTGCGCGACCCGCTCGACGACGGCTCCTTCCTCTATTTCATCCGCACGGTACCGCTGGTCGTCGGGCAGTCGTACTCGTTCGACCGTTATTTCCGCCCCGACCGCAACCCGGTGATCATCCGCGTGCTGCGCCGCGAGCGCGTGCGCGTGCCGGCCGGCGAGTTCAACGCCATCGTCGTCCAGCCGATTATCAAGACCAGCGGCATCTTCTCCGAAGGTGGCCAGGCCGAGATCTGGCTCAGCGACGACGAGAAGCGCATCATGCTGCAGATGCGCTCCCGCCTCTCGTTCGGCTCGCTGAACCTCTACCTGCGCAGCTATCGCCTCACGGCGAACGGCGCCGTGGTGGGCGAGCAGTGA
- a CDS encoding glycosyltransferase family 2 protein — MLYICIPTHDEAPTVGVLLWRIRKVFQEYTREYEVLVYDDASTDGTREVLEPYEKALPLTVLGSATRVGYAKAVDALLREAARRTRYPRRDAAILMQADFTDRPEEIPELVKRFEGGADVVVGDREIPADAPEEIRKMQKYVGWIPKVWPLKRAVTIPGVKDPFGSMRLLRIATVRDLLRTLDTTPLSAVPSTWQTNLDLLVAAAPHARRMESVPVTLRYDLRPRDTRRQAWPEAWGMAKAAWAARKQPPPPSR; from the coding sequence GTGCTCTACATCTGCATCCCCACCCACGACGAAGCGCCGACGGTCGGCGTCCTGCTCTGGCGCATCCGCAAGGTGTTCCAGGAGTACACGCGCGAGTACGAAGTGCTCGTCTATGACGACGCGAGCACCGACGGCACGCGCGAGGTCCTCGAGCCCTACGAGAAGGCGCTGCCGCTGACCGTGCTCGGGAGTGCGACGCGCGTCGGCTACGCCAAGGCCGTGGACGCGTTGCTGCGCGAAGCCGCCCGCCGCACCCGCTACCCGCGCCGCGACGCCGCCATCCTCATGCAGGCGGACTTCACCGACCGGCCGGAGGAGATCCCGGAGCTGGTGAAGCGCTTCGAGGGTGGCGCGGATGTCGTCGTCGGCGATCGCGAGATCCCCGCCGACGCGCCGGAGGAGATCCGCAAGATGCAGAAGTACGTGGGCTGGATCCCCAAGGTCTGGCCGCTCAAGCGTGCGGTCACGATTCCCGGCGTGAAGGATCCGTTCGGCTCCATGCGCCTGCTGCGCATCGCGACCGTCCGGGACCTCCTGCGCACGCTCGACACCACGCCGCTCTCGGCGGTCCCGTCGACCTGGCAGACGAACCTCGACTTGCTCGTCGCCGCCGCGCCGCATGCGCGCCGCATGGAGTCCGTGCCGGTCACGCTGCGCTACGACTTGCGTCCGCGCGACACGCGGCGCCAGGCCTGGCCGGAGGCCTGGGGCATGGCCAAGGCTGCGTGGGCCGCGCGCAAGCAACCGCCCCCGCCGTCGCGATGA